Proteins from a genomic interval of Danio rerio strain Tuebingen ecotype United States chromosome 4, GRCz12tu, whole genome shotgun sequence:
- the mrps18a gene encoding large ribosomal subunit protein mL66 (The RefSeq protein has 2 substitutions compared to this genomic sequence) has translation MAARCVLQSARTAVRSAQNTLDKSTSLFQRIPGFSQHSFLGITPCRGLRHVAEKKEGKTTIIEGFIETTTEQPQPPNPTASCPIYRWNLQNKYNYTDVLLLSQFIRSDGGLLPRRITGLCAQEHNKIAICVQMAHRAGLLPDHRPRLPEGHVPKPKPHPPLNRYLTRYSVKSVKPIYWTGLKWCKNRMVVGHPALKNNVRYNPKPWYLKH, from the exons ATGGCGGCGCGCTGTGTTTTGCAGTCTGCAAGGACAGCGGTGAGATCCGCTCAAAATACCCTCAATAAAAGCACAAGCTTATTCCAGAGAATACCGGGTTTTTCACAGCATTCATTTTTAGGGATTACGCCGTGTCGCGGTCTTAGACATG TGGCAGAAAAGAAGGAAGGCAAAACAACCATT ATTGAGGGTTTCATAGAGACTACAACTGAGCAACCGCAGCCTCCTAACCCCACGGCGTCCTGTCCCATCTACCGATGGAACCTACAGAACAAATACAACTACACT GATGTGCTGTTACTCAGTCAGTTCATTCGCTCAGATGGTGGGTTACTCCCCCGGCGCATTACAGGCCTCTGTGCTCAGGAACATAACAAGATAGCAATATGTGTACAGATGGCCCATCGTGCAG GTCTCCTACCAGATCACAGGCCCCGCTTACCTGAAGGCCATGTTCTAAAACCCAAACCACATCCACCTCTCAACCG ATATCTGACACGGTACTCTGTGAAGTCTGTGAAGCCCATCTACTGGACAGGGCTGAAGTGGTGTAAGAATAGAATGGTTGTTGGACATCCTGCCCTGAAAAACAATGTCAGATACAACCCCAAACCCTGGTACTTAAAGCACTGA
- the mrps18a gene encoding large ribosomal subunit protein mL66 isoform X1, translating into MAHRAGLLPDHRPRLPEGHVLKPKPHPPLNRYLTRYSVKSVKPIYWTGLKWCKNRMVVGHPALKNNVRYNPKPWYLKH; encoded by the exons ATGGCCCATCGTGCAG GTCTCCTACCAGATCACAGGCCCCGCTTACCTGAAGGCCATGTTCTAAAACCCAAACCACATCCACCTCTCAACCG ATATCTGACACGGTACTCTGTGAAGTCTGTGAAGCCCATCTACTGGACAGGGCTGAAGTGGTGTAAGAATAGAATGGTTGTTGGACATCCTGCCCTGAAAAACAATGTCAGATACAACCCCAAACCCTGGTACTTAAAGCACTGA
- the rsph9 gene encoding radial spoke head protein 9 homolog isoform X1, whose protein sequence is MDSDSLHYSLDLAAANGLTLSSEQRAALQSSLLIVKRNYKFSRVLFWGKILGIKSDYFIAQGVEDDELKNRKSLYSLNCVDWHLLPPATESMIADVALAATGRFTGDPSHEYEHTEIRTEGEGDEATHEEVTVKVIEASRLAAIVSNIDKDVSVVPRGAFIKSPNGKVQTNRSFGGLHPTEAAKLRNYLHFREPVNLRNKSILEMSELNPALDFLDPLSEDILKGSWSLQLDRGGTVCVLRSLLWLGFTFFHVPQTPQHGYIYMGDGLMNLDLPFML, encoded by the exons ATGGACTCTGATTCTCTGCATTACTCCCTGGATTTAGCTGCTGCTAATGGTTTGACTCTGAGCAGTGAACAGAGAGCCGCTCTTCAATCCTCTCTGCTCATAGTCAAGAGAAACTACAAATTCAGCCGGGTTTTGTTTTGGGGAAAGATTTTGGGAATAAAAAGTGACTATTTTATTGCACAAGGAGTTGAAGATGATGAACTGAAGAACAGGAAGTCTTTGTATAG TTTAAACTGCGTAGATTGGCACCTGCTCCCCCCAGCCACCGAGTCCATGATTGCAGATGTGGCATTAGCAGCAACGGGACGATTCACAGGCGACCCGTCCCATGAGTACGAGCACACAGAGATACGCACAGAGGGCGAGGGGGACGAGGCTACACATGAAGAGGTCACG GTGAAAGTGATTGAAGCAAGTAGACTGGCTGCAATAGTGTCAAACATCGATAAAGACGTGTCTGTAGTCCCACGTGGTGCATTCATCAAGAGTCCCAATGGCAAAGTGCAGACAAACCGAAGCTTTGGAG GCCTTCATCCCACTGAGGCTGCAAAACTGCGCAACTACCTGCACTTCCGTGAGCCGGTTAACCTGAGGAACAAATCCATCTTGGAAATGTCTGAACTTAATCCTGCTCTTGACTTCCTAGATCCTTTGAGCGAAGACATTCTCAAAG GGTCATGGAGCCTGCAGCTTGATCGGGGCGGCACTGTGTGTGTATTACGAAGTTTACTATGGCTGGGTTTCACCTTCTTCCATGTTCCCCAGACTCCTCAACATGGGTACATATACATGGGAGATGGCCTCATGAACCTTGACCTGCCCTTCATGTTATAA